From the Lentimicrobium sp. L6 genome, one window contains:
- a CDS encoding HIT family protein, with translation MSSIFVKIVNGEIPSYKIAENDKFYAFLDINPLAKGHTLVIPKVETDYIFDIEDEDLAEMIVFAKKVGLAVEANVPCKRIGMAVLGLEVPHAHIHLIPINTVYDIDFKQPKLKLETSEFEEISKNIRKTYQGL, from the coding sequence ATGAGTTCCATATTTGTAAAAATAGTAAATGGAGAAATTCCTTCTTATAAAATAGCAGAGAACGACAAGTTTTATGCTTTCCTCGACATCAATCCTCTTGCAAAAGGTCATACTCTAGTAATACCAAAAGTAGAAACAGATTATATCTTTGATATTGAAGATGAAGATTTGGCCGAGATGATTGTTTTTGCTAAAAAGGTTGGCTTAGCAGTAGAGGCTAATGTGCCTTGTAAGCGGATAGGTATGGCTGTACTTGGCTTAGAGGTTCCTCATGCTCACATTCATCTTATTCCTATTAATACGGTATATGATATCGATTTTAAACAGCCAAAGCTTAAACTGGAAACCTCAGAATTTGAAGAAATAAGTAAAAATATTAGAAAGACCTACCAAGGTCTGTAA